In the Onychostoma macrolepis isolate SWU-2019 chromosome 09, ASM1243209v1, whole genome shotgun sequence genome, one interval contains:
- the tyw5 gene encoding tRNA wybutosine-synthesizing protein 5, with protein MDCQEKLEVPVYTDVDRETFLRDIYPLRRPAVLKRVPLGPCVRAWTVSYLAQKGGDREVKVHVSPEPRMDFLHKNFVYRTLPFDKFIQRAAEAKHSDFFISEDESYYLRSLGEDVRKEPADLRKQFPDLAEDFHIPQFFEPEQFFSSVFRISSPGLQLWTHYDVMDNLLAQVTGRKRVVLYSPKDALYLYLTGDKSEVLDIDTTDLQLYPEFVKASRYECILEPGDLLFIPALWFHNTLALQFGVGVNVFWKHLPPESYDKKDPYGNKDPVAASRALQSLERTLGILEELPPDYRDFYARRMVLRIQSRAYLRQTMEASQENTDT; from the exons ATGGATTGTCAGGAAAAGCTGGAGGTGCCCGTGTACACCGATGTGGACAGAGAGACTTTCTTGAGGGATATATATCCGCTG CGTAGACCAGCGGTTCTGAAGCGCGTGCCCCTGGGGCCCTGTGTGCGCGCGTGGACGGTGAGTTATCTTGCGCAGAAGGGGGGAGACCGCGAGGTCAAAGTGCATGTGTCCCCAGAGCCCAGGATGGACTTTCTGCACAAGAACTTTGTGTACAG GACTCTGCCATTTGACAAGTTCATTCAGAGAGCTGCAGAGGCAAAGCACTCAGATTTCTTCATTAGTGAG GATGAAAGCTACTACTTACGCTCACTTGGAGAAGATGTTCGTAAG GAACCAGCTGATTTAAGGAAGCAGTTCCCTGACCTGGCAGAGGATTTCCATATACCACAGTTCTTTGAGCCAGAGCAGTTTTTCTCCAGTGTCTTTCGCATCAGTTCCCCTGGTCTGCAGCTGTGGACACACTACGAT GTAATGGACAACCTTCTGGCTCAAGTTACAGGAAGAAAGCGTGTTGTTCTGTACAGTCCCAAAGATGCCCTTTATCTCTACCTCACAG GGGACAAGTCTGAAGTTTTGGACATTGACACAACTGATCTGCAGCTTTATCCTGAGTTTGTGAAAGCAAGTCGCTACGAGTGTATTCTGGAACCAGGAGACCTGCTCTTCATTCCAG CACTTTGGTTTCACAATACCCTGGCTCTCCAGTTTGGAGTTGGTGTCAACGTGTTCTGGAAACATCTGCCACCTGAGAGTTATGATAAGAAAGATCCATATGGAAACAAAGACCCAGTAGCAGCCTCTCGAGCCCTGCAGTCACTAGAGAGGACTTTAGGCATCTTGGAAGAGCTGCCACCTGATTATCGGGATTTCTATGCTCGTCGTATGGTGCTGCGGATTCAAAGCCGGGCCTATCTTAGGCAAACTATGGAGGCATCACAGGAAAATACAGACACATAG